Proteins encoded by one window of Streptomyces uncialis:
- a CDS encoding C40 family peptidase, which yields MRKAGLIAGAAVGGALGLVMLLVIGTFLVAGNIAGGGGGGAAVGLAKGAVPAAYQPLVQRWGNLCPAINPALLAAQLYQESGWNPRAQSHAAAQGIAQFIPGTWAAHGLDGDGDGDRDVWDPADAIPSAASYDCKLAGYVKDAPGDPTHNMLAAYNAGAYAVIRYGGVPPYKETQNYVKIITSLEKSFARPVGRVEPSRQAAGAIHYAQTKLGTPYLWGGTGTAAQGGRFDCSGLTQAAYRTMDIELPRVANDQYNAGPHPARAELLPGDLVFFSDDLTNSRAIRHVGIYVGGGYMIDAPRTGAVIRFTKIDTPDYFGATRVTEDGAKALPKPPPSI from the coding sequence GTGCGTAAGGCTGGGCTGATCGCCGGGGCCGCCGTCGGTGGTGCGCTCGGGCTGGTGATGCTGCTGGTCATCGGTACGTTCCTGGTCGCCGGGAACATCGCGGGCGGAGGCGGCGGGGGTGCCGCCGTCGGGCTGGCGAAGGGCGCCGTTCCGGCGGCGTACCAGCCGCTGGTGCAGCGGTGGGGCAATCTCTGCCCCGCGATCAATCCGGCGCTGCTCGCGGCCCAGCTCTACCAGGAGTCCGGCTGGAACCCGCGCGCGCAGAGCCACGCGGCGGCGCAGGGGATCGCGCAGTTCATCCCCGGCACCTGGGCGGCGCACGGCCTCGACGGGGACGGCGACGGGGACCGCGATGTGTGGGACCCGGCGGACGCGATCCCGTCGGCGGCGTCGTACGACTGCAAGCTCGCGGGGTACGTCAAGGACGCGCCGGGCGATCCCACGCACAACATGCTCGCCGCGTACAACGCGGGCGCCTACGCCGTCATCCGGTACGGCGGGGTGCCCCCGTACAAGGAGACACAGAACTATGTGAAGATCATCACGAGTCTGGAGAAGAGCTTCGCGCGGCCCGTCGGCCGGGTGGAGCCCTCCCGGCAGGCGGCCGGCGCGATCCACTACGCGCAGACGAAGCTCGGCACCCCCTATCTGTGGGGCGGTACGGGCACCGCCGCGCAGGGCGGCCGGTTCGACTGCTCGGGACTGACCCAGGCCGCGTACCGCACGATGGACATCGAGCTGCCGCGGGTCGCCAACGACCAGTACAACGCCGGACCGCACCCCGCGCGCGCCGAGCTGCTCCCCGGTGACCTGGTGTTCTTCTCGGACGATCTCACCAACTCGCGGGCCATCCGGCACGTGGGCATCTACGTGGGAGGCGGGTACATGATCGACGCGCCGCGGACGGGTGCTGTGATCCGGTTCACGAAGATCGATACGCCGGACTACTTCGGGGCGACGAGAGTGACCGAGGACGGCGCGAAAGCGCTGCCGAAGCCGCCGCCCTCGATCTGA
- a CDS encoding phosphatase PAP2 family protein, translating to MAGLEDSGSNPDVSLLYEINGLAKDAPTWFDHTMEYVGEYGLMFGLVLLGVWTWWKLRARAGSLEEAAQSAAAVIWVPLAAAIAVIVNIPIRGFVERPRPFLDHEGLEVLIEGKTDYSFVSDHSTLAMAMAVGIFIAHRKYGLYAIAMAFLAGVSRIYMGVHYPTDVIGGFALGTAVALLLAPLAALLLTPLTRAVGRSRHGAWLIRPNSMSDASRESHRSPDPRPEERDLAA from the coding sequence ATGGCTGGACTCGAAGACTCCGGGTCGAACCCCGACGTCAGTCTGCTCTACGAGATCAATGGCCTGGCCAAGGACGCCCCGACGTGGTTCGACCACACCATGGAGTACGTCGGCGAGTACGGGCTGATGTTCGGTCTCGTGCTGCTCGGGGTGTGGACGTGGTGGAAGCTGCGGGCCCGCGCCGGATCGCTGGAGGAGGCCGCGCAGTCGGCCGCCGCCGTGATCTGGGTGCCGCTGGCCGCCGCCATCGCCGTCATCGTGAACATCCCCATCCGCGGCTTCGTGGAACGGCCCAGACCCTTCCTCGACCATGAGGGCCTGGAGGTCCTGATCGAGGGGAAGACGGACTACTCGTTCGTCAGCGACCACTCCACGCTCGCCATGGCGATGGCCGTCGGCATCTTCATCGCCCACCGCAAGTACGGGCTGTACGCCATCGCGATGGCGTTCCTCGCGGGTGTCTCCCGGATCTACATGGGCGTCCACTACCCCACGGACGTCATCGGCGGATTCGCCCTCGGCACGGCCGTCGCCCTGCTGCTCGCCCCGCTCGCCGCGCTGCTGCTGACCCCGCTGACCCGCGCCGTCGGCCGCTCCCGGCACGGCGCGTGGCTGATCCGCCCGAATTCGATGTCCGACGCCTCCCGCGAGTCCCACCGCAGCCCGGACCCCCGCCCCGAGGAACGGGACCTCGCGGCCTGA
- a CDS encoding FAD-dependent oxidoreductase, translating into MERRGFIGAGLGVTVVAGVTACGGGGGDGGAASSPSRSPSSSPSPSPGGTGGAGASGTGPGAEPGGGPSVAPSRAVARGWGDLARDLDGSLVRPGDQDWGTARLLYNTRFDSLRPAAVAYTAHADDVRTVLAYARARRVPVAIRNGGHSYAGWSSGDGRLIVDVSPMSAIRADGDSAVVGAGAKLIDVYRALAGRGVTIPAGSCPTVGISGLTLGGGHGVVSRAYGLTCDHLTGATVITADGRRRVADARENSELFWALRGAGNGNFGVVTELRFRTRPAPRAVTGYMSWPWSRAAAVVRAWQEWGPAQPDEIWSVVHLSRSPGGSPTVTVSCFSLGTYGDLQNAVDRLADRIGASASRVTLRRRSYEEAMEVYAGCAGFGDDDRCRLPGSTPGRSPEGALGRETYAARSDFFDRPLSEEGVRALIGGIEGVRGGPGTVSLTALGGAVNRVAPTATAFVHRRSRTLAQYTVAWPSGTGGAAAREWLGRTHGAMRRHASGAAYQNYTDPSLTGWRGAYYGAAAARLRAVKRRYDPSGFFTFPQSL; encoded by the coding sequence ATGGAACGTCGGGGATTCATCGGTGCGGGGCTGGGGGTCACGGTCGTGGCCGGGGTGACCGCGTGCGGGGGTGGGGGCGGGGACGGGGGCGCCGCGTCGTCGCCGTCGCGCTCACCTTCGTCCTCGCCTTCGCCTTCGCCGGGCGGGACGGGGGGCGCGGGTGCCTCGGGTACGGGGCCGGGCGCGGAACCCGGGGGCGGGCCCTCCGTCGCGCCGTCCAGGGCGGTGGCCCGTGGGTGGGGGGACCTGGCGCGGGATCTCGACGGCAGCCTCGTCCGGCCCGGGGACCAGGACTGGGGAACCGCCCGGCTGCTGTACAACACCCGCTTCGACTCGCTGCGGCCCGCCGCCGTCGCGTACACCGCCCACGCCGACGACGTCCGTACCGTGCTCGCCTACGCGCGGGCCCGCCGGGTGCCGGTGGCGATCCGCAACGGCGGCCACTCGTACGCGGGCTGGTCCTCGGGCGACGGACGGCTGATCGTCGATGTGTCACCGATGTCGGCGATCCGCGCCGACGGCGACAGCGCCGTCGTGGGGGCCGGGGCGAAACTGATCGATGTGTACCGGGCGCTGGCCGGACGGGGCGTGACCATACCCGCCGGTTCCTGTCCGACCGTGGGGATCTCCGGGCTCACCCTCGGCGGCGGCCACGGCGTGGTGTCCCGCGCGTACGGGCTGACCTGCGACCACCTCACGGGGGCCACCGTGATCACCGCCGACGGCCGGCGGCGGGTGGCGGACGCGCGGGAGAACAGCGAACTGTTCTGGGCGCTGCGCGGCGCGGGCAACGGCAACTTCGGTGTCGTCACGGAGCTCCGCTTCCGGACCCGCCCCGCGCCGCGCGCGGTCACCGGGTACATGAGCTGGCCGTGGAGCCGGGCGGCGGCCGTGGTGCGTGCCTGGCAGGAGTGGGGGCCCGCCCAGCCCGACGAGATCTGGTCGGTGGTCCATCTGTCCCGCTCCCCCGGCGGCTCCCCGACGGTCACCGTGAGCTGCTTCTCGCTCGGCACGTACGGCGATCTCCAGAACGCCGTGGACCGGCTGGCGGACCGGATCGGGGCCTCCGCGAGCCGGGTCACCCTGCGGCGGCGCTCGTACGAGGAGGCGATGGAGGTCTACGCGGGCTGCGCCGGATTCGGTGACGACGACCGCTGCCGTCTGCCGGGGTCCACCCCCGGCCGTTCGCCCGAGGGGGCACTGGGCCGGGAGACGTACGCGGCGCGCTCCGACTTCTTCGACCGTCCGCTGTCCGAGGAGGGCGTGCGGGCGCTGATCGGCGGGATCGAGGGGGTGCGCGGCGGGCCGGGCACCGTCTCGCTGACCGCGCTGGGCGGGGCCGTCAACCGGGTCGCGCCGACCGCGACGGCCTTTGTGCACCGGCGGTCCCGGACCCTGGCCCAGTACACGGTGGCCTGGCCGTCCGGTACGGGAGGCGCGGCGGCCCGGGAGTGGCTCGGGCGGACGCACGGCGCGATGCGGCGCCATGCCTCGGGCGCCGCCTACCAGAACTACACCGACCCGTCGCTGACCGGCTGGCGGGGCGCCTACTACGGCGCGGCGGCGGCCCGGCTGCGGGCGGTGAAACGGCGGTACGACCCGTCGGGCTTCTTCACCTTCCCGCAGTCGCTGTGA